DNA sequence from the Nitrososphaerales archaeon genome:
CCACGAAGATCTATGCAGTGAAGGCTAGTCCCTTGCACCTGGTGTTCTGCACTGATCATGCAGTTACCATGAATCTTGGAGCAATGGTGTATGATCCTGTACAAAATAAGATGTATAGAGCGCTATATCATATCAAATCCATGCCTGCCGATTCCTGCCATGAATGGACAGCAAGTGACTTTAAATGGATTCCAGTGGGAGGTCGCACATACTGGTTTGTCGTTGATACGACAGAAACACGTGCGTATGAATACTATACATCATTCGTAGCATAAACCAACCTTATTTTTTAATACAATTTTTGAATTCATTTAGAGCAAAAAGCCAGATTACTTGTAAGCATGTGAGAACTAAACGTAGATTGACTATCAGATATGTTGCTAATAACTGTATTCTAGCAAGAGGGCTTTGAATAATTAATCCTAACAATATTTTCAGAAACAAAAAGATCAGGTATTATATGCCACAGCACCAATGTATTGTTACAAGGTAAGGGAGGAGAGGCCCAAGCCTGTCAGGGAAGAGGTATACCCATCAAAGCTCCTCTTCCAGAATACTGATTTCTCCTTCATTGATAGGATAGTAGATCCTGATAGAGAGAGGAGGCGTGGTCCAAAGGGCTATCTTCCAAATGCAGTATTCATGGCATTACTGCTAATGTACCTGAAGAGTATGAATAGCTTACTGGAGTTAATACGCCTCCTCAAATCCAATCCAGAATGGCTTGCTATACTGAACCTGAAGAGAAATGTTGATGGCAAAATGCAGTATATGGTACCTGACAACAGCACATTCAGCAAGTTTGCCGGAAGATTAGGAAGGGAGAAGATTGTTGAGATATTTGCGCATGTTGTAGTCGAGTTAATGAAGATGAGCATAATCAAGGGGGATAAGGTAAGTTTGGACTGCTCGATAATATGGGCATGGTTCAAGGACTGAAAGTATGCCAATAGCCCAAAACACAATAACAGGAAGTGCAAGCGTCACAGGAGCAGGAACAAAGATGCATCATGGACATATGATAATCATAGAGAACAATATGTGTATGGATACAAGGTGCATATAGCAATAGATTGTGTATCTGGACTACCAGTGATGCTAACTGTTACTAAAGCAGGTCATGGCGAGAACAGGACTGTTCCATTCTTTGTTAAGATGCTTGTCAAACTTGGGCTGAATGTAAAGAAGTTCATTGCTGATGCAGCATACGATAGCAATAAGACAAGGCTGATGATGGTCAGAAAGTTGAAAGCGGTACCGTTCATACCATTGAATGCAAGGAACTGCAAGGATAAGAATGAGGAGGAGAGGAAGGCAAGGAGAAAACAATCATGCTTCAAGTTCTATGCAAAGAACTTCATAA
Encoded proteins:
- a CDS encoding transposase, with protein sequence MYCYKVREERPKPVREEVYPSKLLFQNTDFSFIDRIVDPDRERRRGPKGYLPNAVFMALLLMYLKSMNSLLELIRLLKSNPEWLAILNLKRNVDGKMQYMVPDNSTFSKFAGRLGREKIVEIFAHVVVELMKMSIIKGDKVSLDCSIIWAWFKD